The DNA region TTCCAGCTTCGGCAGCGACATTACTGTCGTTGAAGGCGAAAGTGCCGATAATATAGCCTGCGCCTTCTGCTCCGTCCACATCCAAGGAGACGCGCAGGGCAACGTAGCCGTTCTCTTTGGCAGTGTCACAGTTGCTCCCACTCACAATATCTCCGGCAATGTAGCCATTTTCGGCGGAGACCTGAATCTCAACGACGAAGCCGTAGTCGGAGGCAACGTGGCCATCATGGCCGGCAACGCAAACCTCGCTTCAACCGCCACCATCCACGGAGCCCGCACCGTCCTTCCCGGACGCCTCTGGCTCCTGCTCCCCTTCACGCCGCTGTTCATCTTCATCGGAATCATCTGGCTCATCGTCTATCTGGTATGCCGCAACCGCTATCAGTTTCCCGTTTATCCCAACGGCCGCGGGTTCTGATATTGGCAGGGAATATAGATCGAAGCTCGCCGCAGGCTCTAAAATGGATACTGGAGTGAGCCGATGACGACAAGCTCTGCAATTGCGAGAACCACCCATCCTCTACGAACCGGCATCACCGATTTCGTGGCAGGTCTGCGCGAATTAGAGCGCGATCTGATCACCAAGGATCGTATCGCCGAGTACATGGCTGCGACCACCCTGCGGCCCGAGGCGCTCCACGACTACGTCTGGTGGCGAGACAGCTTCTACACAAGAAACCTCATCTACCGGGACGAGCTTTTCGAGGTGATGACCATCTGCTGGTCCCCCGGCCAGAAGACCGCGATCCATACCCACAACGGCCAACTTGGCTGGATGACGGTGTCGCAAGGCGAAGTAAGTACCCACGAGTATCACCACACCAGTTGCAATGCGCCCGAGAATCAGAACGTCGTGAACATCGATTGTCTCGGCGGCGCGACGGAGTTGCAGATCGACAAGGTAAGGACGGTAGTCTGCGCCGAAGGCAGTGGCATGGTGACCGTGGACAAGTTGCAGACGATCCACCAGATCGAGAATTCCGGGACCACCGGCTGCATCAGCCTGCATGTCTACTCAAAGCCATTCGATAGTTGCATCGCCTTCGATCTCGAGAAACAGCGGTGCTATCGACGCCAGTTGAGCTATTTCAGCAAAGACGGCCACCCGTTGGAGAAGTAGCCGCGCCGGTCGCATCACAGATTGAGCTTCTTGAAGAACCGCTCCGGGATGTGCCGAATGATGAACATGATCGGCTGCCACTGGAAGGGCACATAGAGAACATCGTGCCGCTTATCGATCGCCTTGACGATACTTTGCGCGACCTTATCGACATCGGCGAATTTCTCGCTCCCCTTCATGCCGGAGGTCATTGAGGTCTTGACCGGCCCAGGCTTAATCGTCAGCACTGTAACGCCTTCGCGGTCAATGCGGTTACGCAGGCCATCTAGAAACGCCGACAGGCCAGCCTTGGACGAGCCATAAAGGTAGTTCGACTTGCGCCCACGATCGCCCGCAACCGAGGAGATGACGGCAAGCGTCCCTGCACGGCGCTGAACGCAGAAGTTGGCCAGCCAGGTCAGCAGCGAGACCGGTGCCATGTAGTTGGTGTAGATGATCTGCGCAGCAGTATTGAAATCCTGCTCGGCTTTGGCCTGGTCGCCGAGGATGCCGTGCGCCAGATAGGCGATGTCCAGGCCGGTAAGTGAGTTTACGGCATGAGATAGCAGCGCCGGATGGTTGTCTGTATCGTCGAGGTCGGCGACGGCGGTGTCGACGTAGCTTGCTCCGCGTGTCCTTAGATCCGCGGCAACCGCGGCAAGCTTCTCCGCATTGCGGGCTACAAGAAAGAGGCGTGCGCCCTGGCTGGCCCAGATGCGGCAGGTTGCTTCGGCGATACCGGAAGTTGCCCCGAGAACGAGGATTTTGCGGGGATTTGTATCAGTCTGACTCATAAGCTTGCTCGATCCGGATTAGGAATTTGGGGTAACGCGCTCCCAGAAGCTGGAGGTAAGTTGCGGGTCGCGGTAGCGGGCGAACTGCTGCCACTGCGGATAGAAGGCCTGGAACTGCGCCGCGGTCATGGCTGCGTCTTTGGCCGGATAAAGCCGTCCACCAAACTCGCGGGTCATGTCCGCGAGCCGTTCAAACAGAGGAAAACTCTTGTCCGGCTTGATGGGGAAGTCCAGTGCCAGCGTGATACCGGGCTTGGGGAAGCTCATCATGCCAGGCGAAGGAACATCGCCGAAGACTTTGAGCACAGCAAGGAAGCTGGCAAGGCCCGATTTGGCGACTTCTTTGAGAATCGCGATGGTGCCTTCGCGAGCATGTTCCCAGGGAATCACGTACTGGAACTGCAGCAGACCGCGCTTGCCGTACATGCGGTTCCAGTGCAGGACCTTGTCGAGCGGATAGAAGAAAGGTTCGTAATCCTGCAAAGCGACGACGCGCTCGTGGATCTGCTTGTGGAAGAAAGCAGTATTGAAGAGGCTGACCGAGAGATGATTGAGCGCGAAACCAGGCGCATCGAAGGGAAAGACCAGCTTCGGCGCGGGTGAGGGCTTCAGTTCGCTCCTCTTCGTCGAGTGATCGCCCTGCATGAAGACCCCGCGGGCGAAGTTCTTGCCGGTGGAGGCGCAGTCGATCCAACTCACGGTGTACTCGATGTCCTGGCTCTGCCGGGTAAGGTCGAGGAACTCGTCGATACCGTGGAACTGGATACCTTCGTAGTCGATCAAGCGCGAGACGATGGGTTTGAGCCGCAGTTGCGCCCAGGTGATGAGCCCGGTGAGGCCAAGACCGCCGATAGTTGCGGCGTAGAAGTCTGAGTTCTCGGTTAGCGAGCAGAGTTTGCGCGTGCCGTCGGACCGGATCAGCTCGAACTGCGTGACGTGACGGCCGAAGGTTCCCGCGACATGGTGGTTCTTGCCGTGGATATCGTTGGCGATTGCTCCGCCAAGGGTCACATATTTTGTCCCGGGCGAAACGGGAAGGAAGAAGCCGCGAGGAACGGCAAAATCTAGGATCTGGGCCAGCGTGATTCCCGCTTCGGCGGTCAGCAGACCAGTCTCGGGATCGAAGGCGATCAGGCGGTTCAGCCCTGTCGTCACGAGCAGATTGCCGCCCCTGAGCAGACAGACATCGCCATAGCTGCGTCCCATGCCCACCGGGAGCACACCGTTGTGCATCCCGCTGGCTACGGCGGGATAGTCGCTCTGCCAGTGCAGCGGAACGACATTTGCGTCGTAGTTCGGGTAGCGTCCCCAGGACTCGAAGGGCGCCTTACCCTCGAACTGCTCGTCCGGGGTGCGGAAGTCGAGTTCCGGCGTTGCTGGTGGGGCGGTCGGCATGGTCTTAGGATACCTTGCCTGTGTAACAAACGCGCTGCAGAACCATACGGATGAGCGTTGAAGGAGACGAAGATATATCCGTTAGCTCAACTTCATTGCAGCTACTCCAAAAACGCGATCATCGGGTGAAAAGAGGGGGATGAGAAGAGGCGACACGAAGATGGCCGATTTTGTCCGCTTCTTGTCCGCAAGCGTCTTTCGATCTGTTCGAGGATGCCATATGCTCAAGCAGGGTGGCATGTAAGCGGAAGGAGAGCAGCACATGGCTAACTCAAACCAGGCATCGGCCGTGATCAACCTATTCGAACCGCAACGAGTTCCGGTGTATGTGGTTTTGCCGCCGCGTACGCTTTTGCTGAATGTTGCAGGCCCCCTTGAAGTATTGCGACGGGCCAATCAAGAACAGACGAAGATGCGATTTGACGTCTCGTATGTGGCGGCAGCCGCTGCTGTGAATACATCGATCGGTCTGACGCTTGCAGATCTGGATTCGCTACCCGATGAGCTACCGCTTACGGCGATTATCGTGGTTATAGGCAATGTGGACCAGGTGATGAAAGATCCCGAGAGGTTCAGGACAAGCGTGGAGGATGAACAGGAGAAGGTCATCGTCGAGTGGCTAAGACGCGTAATTCGTCCCGAACACAAGCTGATTACGCTGTGTTCTGGCGCTCTCCTGGCAGGGCGTGCTGGTCTTTTGAATCATCGCATGTGTACAACGCACAATGTGGACTGCGATGAGTTGGAGGCGCTTGCACCGCGTGCGAAAGTGCTGCGGAATCGGCTGTATGTTAAGGACGGAAATCTATACAGCAGTGCGGGCGTGACCGCAGGGGTTGACCTGATGCTGCATGTTCTGCATGAGTTGACGGAGATACAGTGCGTGCTTGCGGTGGCGCGGTATCTCGTGATTCATCTCCAGAGAAGCGGGTCCGACCCACAGCTTTCGCCCTGGCTGGAGGGCAGAAATCATATGCATCCGGTCGTGCACCGAGTGCAGGACGCCATTGGAAGTGATCCGACGCGCCCATGGACGAGAGCGCAACTGGCCAAGATTGCCGGAGCCAGCGGGCGTCATTTGTCACGACTCTTTCATGAGCATACGGGTATGGCGATCGTGGACTATCGAAATCGGCTGCGCGTTGCGATCGCAAAGGAACTCCTGAACCAGAGCCAACTGGACATGGAAAACATCGCGGAGAAGGCCGGCTTTGAGTCGACGAGGCAGCTTCGCCGCGCATGGAGCAGGGTGTTTGCGACGAGCCCCAGGCAAGCACGGCCACCAAAAGTGAACGTGCAGCGCGTCGCCTGAAGATCTTCGCGGAAGCCTAAAACTGCTCGCATGTCCTCTCCATGGCCGATGTGCAGACCACTGCACGGACCTTTGGCAGGGCATTCTTCCTGCCAAATTGCGTTAGGGAATTTGCTATTTGACGATGCCGGATCTGACCAAAGAGCCTTATAGGACGAATGGCCTTTTATGTCCTCTCTTCGTCCGGAGCGATGCTTTTTCGAATGCCTGGAGTTGCCTAGGCTTTGACTGTACCTACTCTTCAAGGAGGCAGTCATATGCGCTTACAACGGCTATTTTCAGGCATGCTCGTTTTTGGGGTGCTCTTGCCGGTATCGGCCATCGCCCTTCCACATTCGATCCCAGTCATGAAGGACCATACCGCTCTGTCGGTCTTCAGCCGAAAGAAGACGATTAGGCTCAGCTTTCGGAACGTCTCGGCCGCGGCATTGGAATTGCGCGCTGGGGAGAAACTATTGACACTGGAACCGGGCAAAACCGAGACATTTGTGCTGCCGCTTGGGGTGCAGGTCTGCCTCAATAAGGCGACGTCAAATGGTAAAGCTGGCGATCTTGTGCTGACCGCCGCCGGCTATCTTGATCGAACAACTGTTAGCGTGCACTAATCACCACAAAAAGAAGAGGCACGGCCTGAGCCGTGCCTCTCGCTGCATTCGTAGTTTACTTATGCTGCGGTACGTGCATCCTTCGCGGACTTCAGGGCTGCCTTGGCCTGCTCTGCCAAGGTAGCGAAACCGGCGGCGTCGTTGACGGCGATGTCGGCGAGGATCTTGCGATCTAGACCGTTGCCGGCCAGCTTGAGGCCATTGATGAAGGTCGAGTAGCTCATGCCATTGATGCGGCAGGCAGCATTGATACGCACGATCCAGAGAGCGCGATACTGCCGCTTCTTCTGTTTGCGGCCGGTATAGGCGAACATGAGTCCGCGCTCGACGGCTTCCTGCGCTGCCTGATAGAGCTTGGATTTTGTGAGGAAGTAACCACTCGCGCGCTTGAGGATCTTTTTGCGGCGGTCATTGCGTTTCGTACTCCGTTTTACACGGGGCATGGTGCATCTCCTTTTGCGTACATCGTTTGAGCGGCTGGAGGTAAGGTGGCCTCTTCACTCGCTATGCAACTTCAGATCTCAGTGGACTGGCTTGCGCTTATCCAGGGGCCGGAACGCTTTGCTGGCCCTTTGCTCTTTTAGAGCGGCTTGATCTGAAAAACCGACAACTCCCTGCCTGAGGCTCAGGCGTAAGGAATCATGCGTGCTACTTTGGCGTGATCCGCCTCAGAGACCAGAACCGAGCCGCCCAACTTGCGCTTGGTCTTGGTTGCCTTCGAGGTGAGGATATGGCGCATCTTGGACTGGCCGCGCTTGAATTTGCCCGTACCGGTCTTCTTGAAGCGCTTTGCGGCGCCGCTGTGTGTCTTCAACTTTGGCATTGGTGTTCCTAACGAAGTGCTGCTTTTGTACAACCCTTTGAGTATATACGACGGCTGCCAGATTGGTGAACCTGGGTCGATATCTTCTGTACACAGGTGGATTGGATAAGGTTGGGGAAGTGAACGAAACCGGGGAGACGTATTGATGTTGAAAAGCGGAAAGTTGTGGACGAGAGCGGGCCGATTTCTGGTTCTGATGGTGGTCACCGCTGCCGTGATCGCCAAGGCGCAGGACCCGGCGTGGACGACGCCGTTTCCGTCATACCGCATCGCGGGCAACCTGTACTACGTCGGCAGCAAGGACCTGGCGTCGTACCTGATAGTGACGCCGCAGGGAGACATCCTCATCAACAGCAGCCTGCAAAGTTCGCCCGCGCTGATCAAGAAGAGCGTTGAAAAGCTTGGGTTCAAGTTCAGCGATGTGAAGATCCTGCTGATCAGCCATGCCCACTGGGATCATGATGCGGGCAGCGCCGAGGTCATGAAGCTCACCGGCGCGAAGTACATGGTGATGGATGCGGACGTTCCCGTGGTTGAGTCCGGTGGAAGGAAAGACTTCCACTATGGACGGTCGCCGGAGGATCTTTACCCGCCCGCCAAGGTAGACCGCGTGCTGCACGATGGCAGCGAAGTTCGGCTGGGAGGGACCGTGCTGGTGGCGCATCTGACGCCCGGCCACACCAAGGGCTGCACGACCTGGACGATGAAGGTTACGGAGGGCGGGAAGACATACAACGTTGTCATCGTGGGCAGTCCGAATTTGAATCCGGGCTACAACCTGGTGAATGACCCGGCCTATCCACAAATTGCACAGGACTATGAGAAGACGTTTCAAGTGCTGAAGTCCTTGCCCTGCGATATCTTTCTGGGGGCGCATGGCAGCTACTACGGGATGCTGGCGAAGTATGCCCTGCTGAAGCAGAGGGGGCCGAAGGTATTTGTCGATCCGCAGGGGTACAAGACCTATGTGGCCGATAGGGAGAGGGCTTTTCGGGCCGAGTTGGCGAAGCAGTTGAAGGGCGGCAGGTAAAAATACCGGAGCAGTTCCGACACAAAACGCCGCCGGTAGGAGTCCTACAACCAATGCGCCTTCGAACGATCCTGCTTCTGCTTGCTGCCCTGGCCGCTCTCGTCTCAGCGCCCCAGTGGGTAAAGAGCACAAGCCCAACCGAAGCGCGTGCACTATACGCAGCGGCGCATGATCGAACCGCCTATACGCTGCCGCCTGCGAAGTTGAGACAGGCTGAGGGCCTCTTCCGCACGCGGACGATACTCTACTTCGCCGGCAGTGCATGGAGCATTCTGCAACTCATCCTTCTGCTCGCGGCAGGGGTTCCGCAGCGGCTGCGCGATGGGGTAGTAAGGGCTACGAGCAATCGCCTCGCGCAGTGCTTCCTGTTTACGCTGATGCTTTTTGGGGCCATCGCAGCGCTGGATGCTCCGTTGTATATCTATGGGCATCATCTTGGACTGGCCTATGGGCTCTCCGTGCAGCATTGGCCGAACTGGCTTTGGGACCAACTCAAGAGTTTTCTGCTGGTGTGGATCGTGGGCGGCATGTTGGTAATGGTGCTGTTCTGGGTGATTCGGCGTTCGCCAAGGCGATGGTGGGTATGGTTCTGGGTTCCGGCAATGGTGGCAGTCCTGTTCGGAGTGTTTCTCGCGCCCGTGCTGGTCGATCCGCTCTTCAATAAGTTCGAACCGTTGCAGCAATCGAACCCCGCTCTGGTCGAGCAACTGGAGAAGGTCGTCGCCCGTAGCGGCATTAGCCTGCCGCCGGATCGGATGTTCTACATGCGCGCCAGCAGCAAGGTCACGGACCTGAACGCCTATGTAACCGGCTTTGGGCCGTCAAAGCGGCTTGTCCTCTGGGACACGACGATTGCGCAGGCAACGCCGGATGAACTGTCCTCTGTGTTTGGCCACGAGCTGGGCCACTATGCGCTGCATCATATCGCGCTTGGGCTGGTGTTTACCGGATTGCTGTTGTTGGTGGCCTTCTTCCTCGGCCAGAAGATGACCGAGTGGCTGCTGCGCCGTTATGGTCTGCGCTGGCGTATCCATTCACAAAACGATTGGGCTTTCCTTGCCATCCTGCTGCTGGCGTTGAATACCTTGTCGTTCTTCTCCGCGCCAGTCGAAAACGCCTTCAGCCGGGCTATTGAGCACGCTGCGGACGTCTATGGGCAGGAGGTAATTCACGGCATCGTCGCCGATCCGCAGGCGGTGACGCAACATGCCTTTCAGCGGTTGGGGGAGGCTTCGCTCGAAGATCCCACAGCGCACCCCTTTGTCGAATTCTGGACCTACAGCCATCCTTCGATTGAGAGCCGTGCAGCCTTCGCCGCCGCATACAATCCGTGGTCAACTGGCGAGCATGCAAAATATTTTTCAAATTCTGATGCGGTTTATCTCAAGTAAAATAATCCCGAACCTAATCTACCCATGACCACCGACTGCCTGTTCTGCAAAATCGTTGAAGGTAAGATTCCGGCGAGCCGCGTGTACGAGGACGAGCTCTGCATCGGGTTTCCCGACATCAATCCTCAAGCCCCGACCCATTTGCTCATCGTTCCCAAACAGCACATTGCCTCGCAGGCGAAGGCCGCCGCCGAACATACACCG from Edaphobacter paludis includes:
- a CDS encoding cysteine dioxygenase family protein, coding for MTTSSAIARTTHPLRTGITDFVAGLRELERDLITKDRIAEYMAATTLRPEALHDYVWWRDSFYTRNLIYRDELFEVMTICWSPGQKTAIHTHNGQLGWMTVSQGEVSTHEYHHTSCNAPENQNVVNIDCLGGATELQIDKVRTVVCAEGSGMVTVDKLQTIHQIENSGTTGCISLHVYSKPFDSCIAFDLEKQRCYRRQLSYFSKDGHPLEK
- a CDS encoding SDR family oxidoreductase, with translation MSQTDTNPRKILVLGATSGIAEATCRIWASQGARLFLVARNAEKLAAVAADLRTRGASYVDTAVADLDDTDNHPALLSHAVNSLTGLDIAYLAHGILGDQAKAEQDFNTAAQIIYTNYMAPVSLLTWLANFCVQRRAGTLAVISSVAGDRGRKSNYLYGSSKAGLSAFLDGLRNRIDREGVTVLTIKPGPVKTSMTSGMKGSEKFADVDKVAQSIVKAIDKRHDVLYVPFQWQPIMFIIRHIPERFFKKLNL
- a CDS encoding FAD-binding oxidoreductase, with product MPTAPPATPELDFRTPDEQFEGKAPFESWGRYPNYDANVVPLHWQSDYPAVASGMHNGVLPVGMGRSYGDVCLLRGGNLLVTTGLNRLIAFDPETGLLTAEAGITLAQILDFAVPRGFFLPVSPGTKYVTLGGAIANDIHGKNHHVAGTFGRHVTQFELIRSDGTRKLCSLTENSDFYAATIGGLGLTGLITWAQLRLKPIVSRLIDYEGIQFHGIDEFLDLTRQSQDIEYTVSWIDCASTGKNFARGVFMQGDHSTKRSELKPSPAPKLVFPFDAPGFALNHLSVSLFNTAFFHKQIHERVVALQDYEPFFYPLDKVLHWNRMYGKRGLLQFQYVIPWEHAREGTIAILKEVAKSGLASFLAVLKVFGDVPSPGMMSFPKPGITLALDFPIKPDKSFPLFERLADMTREFGGRLYPAKDAAMTAAQFQAFYPQWQQFARYRDPQLTSSFWERVTPNS
- a CDS encoding helix-turn-helix domain-containing protein yields the protein MANSNQASAVINLFEPQRVPVYVVLPPRTLLLNVAGPLEVLRRANQEQTKMRFDVSYVAAAAAVNTSIGLTLADLDSLPDELPLTAIIVVIGNVDQVMKDPERFRTSVEDEQEKVIVEWLRRVIRPEHKLITLCSGALLAGRAGLLNHRMCTTHNVDCDELEALAPRAKVLRNRLYVKDGNLYSSAGVTAGVDLMLHVLHELTEIQCVLAVARYLVIHLQRSGSDPQLSPWLEGRNHMHPVVHRVQDAIGSDPTRPWTRAQLAKIAGASGRHLSRLFHEHTGMAIVDYRNRLRVAIAKELLNQSQLDMENIAEKAGFESTRQLRRAWSRVFATSPRQARPPKVNVQRVA
- the rplT gene encoding 50S ribosomal protein L20, producing the protein MPRVKRSTKRNDRRKKILKRASGYFLTKSKLYQAAQEAVERGLMFAYTGRKQKKRQYRALWIVRINAACRINGMSYSTFINGLKLAGNGLDRKILADIAVNDAAGFATLAEQAKAALKSAKDARTAA
- the rpmI gene encoding 50S ribosomal protein L35, which produces MPKLKTHSGAAKRFKKTGTGKFKRGQSKMRHILTSKATKTKRKLGGSVLVSEADHAKVARMIPYA
- the bla gene encoding subclass B3 metallo-beta-lactamase — protein: MLKSGKLWTRAGRFLVLMVVTAAVIAKAQDPAWTTPFPSYRIAGNLYYVGSKDLASYLIVTPQGDILINSSLQSSPALIKKSVEKLGFKFSDVKILLISHAHWDHDAGSAEVMKLTGAKYMVMDADVPVVESGGRKDFHYGRSPEDLYPPAKVDRVLHDGSEVRLGGTVLVAHLTPGHTKGCTTWTMKVTEGGKTYNVVIVGSPNLNPGYNLVNDPAYPQIAQDYEKTFQVLKSLPCDIFLGAHGSYYGMLAKYALLKQRGPKVFVDPQGYKTYVADRERAFRAELAKQLKGGR
- a CDS encoding M48 family metallopeptidase — encoded protein: MRLRTILLLLAALAALVSAPQWVKSTSPTEARALYAAAHDRTAYTLPPAKLRQAEGLFRTRTILYFAGSAWSILQLILLLAAGVPQRLRDGVVRATSNRLAQCFLFTLMLFGAIAALDAPLYIYGHHLGLAYGLSVQHWPNWLWDQLKSFLLVWIVGGMLVMVLFWVIRRSPRRWWVWFWVPAMVAVLFGVFLAPVLVDPLFNKFEPLQQSNPALVEQLEKVVARSGISLPPDRMFYMRASSKVTDLNAYVTGFGPSKRLVLWDTTIAQATPDELSSVFGHELGHYALHHIALGLVFTGLLLLVAFFLGQKMTEWLLRRYGLRWRIHSQNDWAFLAILLLALNTLSFFSAPVENAFSRAIEHAADVYGQEVIHGIVADPQAVTQHAFQRLGEASLEDPTAHPFVEFWTYSHPSIESRAAFAAAYNPWSTGEHAKYFSNSDAVYLK
- a CDS encoding histidine triad nucleotide-binding protein; protein product: MTTDCLFCKIVEGKIPASRVYEDELCIGFPDINPQAPTHLLIVPKQHIASQAKAAAEHTPLLGHLLATAASIARSRNLDKGYRVVVNTGEDGGQTVNHLHLHLLGGRHMNWPPG